A single Anopheles arabiensis isolate DONGOLA chromosome 2, AaraD3, whole genome shotgun sequence DNA region contains:
- the LOC120896756 gene encoding E3 SUMO-protein ligase RanBP2, translating into MFSTKKDIDRHVKTSLNKLPENERYLRGLAIARQYFKLNEYASAEHWLSCYLSVQEDSAPAHKLLGQCYEKQKKFDRAITSYQRSLQLDSKQTGLITDVCKLLLMDDNLTKHLSKAKHWCDLAESERINHEAVLNLKLKVANKDAGADSKLVKDIILKEVLARPLDPLLRVRLVDHLLEEKKLDEAFKYCFELEMKFCEPFMQSSEWTNGVANMLAKFAEAPVEGGKQKHWNYYLLQALVLDRQIYLNLLADSTMETIKRSNLKEIAQKLFKLDQTLLQVAEKGRNAAPQKQMADAYLRHYRGQLLLYSAALLFKAAQDQTGGAGGVGGRVRDTSKKCLALLLMAYQCGVPDPDEPWLKQSSEMARHLVGFWSKQAAFRCCQAGSTLVSCVEDGPDVSVLAQIQSVTESKVWTTADDLVNQIRQLCSDPGWRQSVARALYTSGDLSSKATSSGYFVKDGVAFGEPQYVLPKREQLELYVELAQSLYPSSLPYLVYLGLVVGTENLSDFHCKAFPRLNFSTNNLNNSNLETLNQLDMDSFLYCCILIARSNLDGNRQLSQQQGRPAFLPATNLMPLLCEDNKIDWWSVAYNLIKSSTAKEAAASVAEQRQLLEHGIQAIRGTDAPLCDVMVLLKLGQVLAKRAAASTLTKAEERRYVETRAEAVYRAGVLLWKMRAESSYGGGMDGGASTGYGSGLFFKYAAKSYDCQQELAKLAESAITFLAGVYFKHGRYEEFTQDFGGIPLPFAAYFRAEAFKKLDEENKTPLKSKKFYSERARECIRQTQRYLELPYVERNHPLNYVVQSEIKRLSFTNDSLDGSLNTSANGAIGASADDSDHFQSFTSSMTNPGMASGGGGGGGMSAALSRSISERDAASAAATAAASLCLSKTNDLEALMRQMMETLTFVKEDVLGIRNDVGDMQDRLVKIEENIYRKPTEAKGGAPNATATSTPMGVNDSASVSAAAAAAAVQAMNDMYMMDELQSSASALAYQHAAAAAAAAARAPVMGGVGMGTPQQPASALPYHTLYGANAYQSYMPGQIQQHQQQQQQHQQQHHQQQQMLTPRGHPMTGAMGASPMHSAAYQHHPDNLLVAAGGSPAAGGGYHMPGFQQAVPPPPVAPQPEPQVAPVMHSTPTAVSQMVAPAPKTAASANLSIEQSLQTPALLSSWNSTYNNSFMGQTSTPSVSNILPAHITSSVELKGGAPVNVVITSSDPLPPPPSVNSSTFAAGAAVQPTYSVTIPPQHIKHSNTGASIAQGTTGNSNAPKLEMVSPAANTKFPMPSIVSTGGLANSKPAAAAPAPATAPAAALTPSFFANMVSPAKMAAEANQADEEEDDDDKNVSGSAEYDPRPDFQPIIPLPDEIVVRTGEEDEEQIFTGRSKLLRLVDREWKERGLGELKILRSKADRSKYRIVMRREQVHKICANHYITPELIIKPMEKRKECYIWAAMDFADEEPRKESFCARFGTAALANEFYAAFVAARDEVARLRAASGDQQSSAAPPPATMGSFAYSSTPKSSAASSTPAAAAPVQSQATAKPFGEFSFAKNYTPPAVVGTKAGAKGPDSTPTSSTVQGGTDTKPSPFASFTFKAQTPGGSAGSSPFGNIFGGAGVVAGAASLGFEERDFSCAHETNVVGLKRKEQQAGMWIDCGVSNCQLRLLTSQSAVRLLMRNVANTTVYLNHVLSKEVQIKASDKTASSWTVQQDAAYPAVTGPISFMAQFKTADERDRFVAAVQKALPGSTAGAAAAAGGGAKTASGFGDLFKPKTGSWDCPGCYVNNKADTAQCVACNGPRDPSKKEEQKPSLSGGLFGNLAPPTEAASKFTFGMPSSSVTVTPITFGSAANTKKPVQEQPAKPAPVTSTPVAKGASTGGGGGGFGDQFKPKPGSWTCNGCYLSNGADALYCMSCESPKDDTVPKKSAGGAAGGLLKGATDTAPKISFAAGGGFTFGLPSSTTITPATGPAMATGTVTTTTSAASLPAQQQQPVFGGGFSFGNPMKPPQSASSTVATAGITAAAAATTTTTTLDKPAFKFELPTPSGGLSFGSKLTPNAPAAAKAAGDGPAVVASTPSSSAISKLEPPEKATFGFVFKPKSPGRTLSGDGDGPEDDGAAGDNSVTEEENNTYFAPVIPLPDKIDVKTGEEDEHVLYAHRAKLYRFVSSEWKERGIGDVKILKHKVTGNLRVVMRREQVLKICLNHALTEDICYTKKDDKSWQFVANDFSEGNFEIMNFCLRFKSSDIAQEFRDAITDALSGKLSAPVEAKEDGAPSTKVTSPAQNDITITSTSSPVGDLNFSKLSDISLNERETAQKLKLPDNFFDPAATPCAGCRGCDSDAFVFPAVDGKQLAVVEADDAPLPIDIRSVKPLPAAVANSSPKKVTFGTISAGTMQPPAQLFGGGGVAGKPFAASEPATGAGMFAGVAFKAPASSTTASSTTGSFLSAEQKASSSPFAASIFGGAQQPPSSTTVTDPAAAIAGSNKFAFGSSTPLGSAATGGSIFSASLNTTPKTSFVSPAPTSTVTAVSTGAQVTSTTDSKKDGASTATTGSSPLLQPASLTTPPSAKSAESGGKLFSGFGGGAGFGSAGSTTNIFGGGNIFGSNATKSIAAATTASNSSNNTSTPTATAGGAANNTSTLFGSVAFGDPGKPSVFGGSGFTFGSLAKQSPAGGGANSSISTALKNNSDAPSIFKMDDSVSFATLASSNSPAFSSSTKQADDGTAKPAGGFVGLTVKEDFFSRSASTKLNSSTDGTNSSQTNNNGNADDGAGGEDGGGAAGGGDENYDPYYAPVIQLPDEIEVRTGEEEETKLFGERAKLYRFDATTKEWKERGVGELKILHHPVRNAYRLLLRREQIFKLVLNHAVTADLSIAPMNNSDKAFAWGAMNHAESPGQLEQLAVRFKNEAIASEFRSTLERCQEQLRSRPDLEPDQD; encoded by the exons ATGTTCTCAACGAAAAAGGACATTGATCGGCATGTGAAAACGTCGCTCAACAAGCTGCCGGAAAACGAG CGCTACCTACGGGGACTGGCTATCGCGCGGCAGTACTTCAAGCTAAACGAATATGCGAGCGCGGAGCACTGGCTGTCCTGCTATCTGTCGGTGCAGGAGGACAGCGCACCGGCACACAAACTGCTCGGCCAGTGCTACGAGAAGCAGAAAAAGTTCGACCGGGCGATCACGTCCTACCAGCGGTCGCTGCAGCTCGACTCGAAGCAAACCGGCCTGATCACGGACGTGtgcaagctgctgctgatggacgACAATCTCACCAAGCACCTGTCGAAGGCGAAGCACTGGTGCGATTTGGCCGAATCCGAGCGCATCAATCACGAGGCGGTGCTCAATCTGAAGCTGAAGGTCGCGAACAAGGACGCCGGCGCGGACAGCAAGCTGGTGAAGGACATCATACTGAAGGAGGTGTTGGCCCGGCCGCTCGATCCGCTGCTGCGCGTCCGGCTGGTGGACCACCTGCTCGAGGAGAAAAAGCTGGACGAAGCGTTCAAGTACTGCTTCGAGCTGGAGATGAAGTTTTGCGAACCGTTCATGCAGTCGAGCGAGTGGACGAACGGCGTGGCCAACATGCTCGCCAAGTTCGCCGAAGCGCCGGTCGAGGGGGGCAAACAGAAGCACTGGAACTACTACCTGCTGCAGGCGCTCGTGCTCGACCGACAGATCTACCTGAACCTGCTGGCGGACTCCACGATGGAAACGATCAAGCGCAGCAATCTGAAGGAAATCGCCCAGAAGCTGTTCAAGCTCGACCAGACGCTGCTGCAGGTGGCGGAGAAGGGGCGCAATGCGGCACCGCAGAAGCAGATGGCCGATGCGTACCTGCGCCACTACCGcggccagctgctgctgtactcGGCCGCGCTACTATTCAAGGCGGCGCAGGATCAGACCGGGGGCGCGGGGGGAGTCGGAGGGCGGGTGCGAGATACGAGCAAAAAGTGTCTggcactgctgctgatggcgTACCAGTGCGGCGTACCCGATCCGGACGAACCGTGGCTGAAGCAGAGCAGCGAGATGGCCCGCCATCTGGTGGGCTTTTGGAGCAAGCAGGCGGCGTTCCGGTGCTGCCAGGCCGGCAGCACGCTGGTGTCGTGTGTGGAGGACGGTCCGGACGTGTCCGTGCTGGCCCAGATACAGAGCGTCACCGAGTCGAAGGTGTGGACAACAGCGGATGATCTGGTGAACCAG ATACGCCAACTCTGTTCCGATCCCGGCTGGCGTCAGAGTGTGGCGCGAGCGCTTTACACCTCCGGCGATCTATCGTCCAAGGCAACGTCCAGCGGCTACTTCGTGAAGGACGGTGTCGCGTTCGGTGAGCCACAGTATGTGCTGCCGAAGCGCGAACAGCTGGAGCTGTACGTGGAGCTGGCCCAATCACTGTACCCCTCCTCGTTGCCATATCTGGTGTATCTGGGGCTCGTGGTTGGGACGGAAAATCTGTCCGACTTCCACTGCAAAGCGTTCCCGCGGTTGAACTTTTCCACCAACAATCTGAACAACAGCAATCTGGAAACGCTGAACCAGCTCGACATGGATTCGTTCCTGTACTGCTGCATTCTCATCGCCCGGAGCAACCTGGACGGCAATCGCCAGCTCAGCCAGCAGCAGGGCCGGCCCGCGTTCCTGCCGGCGACCAATCTTATGCCGCTGCTGTGCGAGGACAACAAGATCGATTGGTGGAGCGTAGCATACAACCTGATCAAGAGCAGCACGGCCAAGGAGGCGGCGGCCAGCGTGGCCGAACAGCGGCAGCTGCTGGAGCACGGCATACAGGCGATCCGTGGCACCGACGCCCCGCTCTGCGacgtgatggtgctgctgaagCTCGGTCAGGTGCTTGCCAAGCGGGCGGCGGCCTCGACGCTGACCAAGGCCGAGGAGCGGCGCTACGTGGAAACGCGCGCGGAAGCCGTTTACCGTGCCGGGGTGCTGCTATGGAAGATGCGCGCCGAGTCGTCGTACGGTGGCGGGATGGACGGAGGCGCTTCGACTGGGTACGGTTCCGGGCTGTTCTTCAAGTATGCTGCCAAATCGTACGACTGCCAGCAGGAACTGGCGAAGCTAGCGGAGTCGGCCATCACCTTCCTGGCCGGCGTGTACTTCAAGCACGGCCGGTACGAAGAGTTCACGCAGGACTTCGGTGGCATTCCGCTACCGTTTGCGGCGTACTTCCGCGCCGAGGCCTTCAAGAAGCTGGACGAAGAGAACAAGACCCCGCTGAAGTCGAAGAAGTTTTACTCCGAGCGGGCGCGTGAATGTATCCGCCAGACCCAGCGCTATCTGGAGCTGCCGTACGTCGAGCGCAACCATCCGCTCAACTACGTGGTGCAAAGCGAGATCAAGCGCCTCTCGTTCACGAACGATTCGTTGGACGGAAGTTTGAACACTTCGGCCAACGGTGCGATCGGTGCCAGCGCGGACGATAGCGATCATTTCCAGTCCTTCACATCCTCCATGACCAACCCGGGGATGGcaagcggtggtggtggtggtggtggtatgtcTGCCGCCCTGTCGCGGAGCATTAGCGAACGGGACGCGGCTTCCGCCGCAGCTACAGCCGCCGCCTCGCTGTGTCTCTCCAAGACGAACGATCTGGAGGCACTGATGCGCCAGATGATGGAAACGCTCACGTTCGTGAAGGAGGACGTGCTCGGCATTCGCAACGACGTAGGCGACATGCAGGATCGGCTGGTAAAGATCGAGGAAAACATCTACCGCAAACCGACAGAGGCGAAGGGGGGAGCGCCCAATGCAACGGCAACGTCCACACCGATGGGCGTGAACGATTCGGCCTCGGTGAgcgcagcggcagcggcagcggccgtGCAGGCCATGAACGATATGTACATGATGGATGAGCTGCAGAGTTCCGCATCAGCGCTGGCCTACCAGCATGCGGCCGCGGCTGCCGCAGCTGCGGCCCGCGCTCCGGTCATGGGTGGCGTTGGCATGGGGACACCGCAGCAACCAGCGTCCGCTCTGCCTTACCACACGCTGTACGGCGCGAATGCGTACCAGAGCTACATGCCCGGCCAGAtccagcaacatcagcagcagcagcagcaacatcagcagcaacaccaccagcagcaacagatgcTAACACCCCGCGGTCATCCGATGACGGGTGCGATGGGTGCTTCGCCGATGCACTCGGCCGCCTACCAGCATCACCCGGACAATCTTTTGGTGGCGGCGGGCGGTTCTCCTGCTGCCGGCGGCGGTTATCACATGCCGGGCTTCCAGCAAGCTGTTCCACCACCGCCCGTTGCTCCTCAGCCCGAGCCACAGGTCGCTCCGGTGATGCATTCCACCCCGACAGCAGTGTCCCAGATGGTGGCGCCAGCTCCGAAAACTGCCGCCAGCGCTAACCTTTCGATTGAGCAATCGCTTCAAACGCCGGCACTGCTGAGCAGCTGGAACAGCACCTACAACAACTCGTTCATGGGCCAAACTTCGACACCGTCCGTGTCCAACATTCTGCCGGCGCACATAACGTCCAGCGTCGAGTTGAAGGGCGGGGCGCCGGTGAACGTGGTCATCACCAGCTCGGACCCGCTGCCCCCTCCGCCGAGCGTCAACAGCTCCACGTTTGCCGCCGGTGCGGCTGTGCAGCCGACCTACAGCGTAACCATTCCGCCGCAGCACATCAAGCACAGCAACACTGGCGCCAGCATTGCGCAGGGCACGACGGGTAACAGCAACGCACCGAAGCTGGAAATGGTTTCCCCGGCTGCCAACACCAAATTCCCGATGCCCTCGATCGTTTCgaccggtgggctggccaacAGCAAACCGGCAGCAGCCGCGCCGGCTCCGGCGACTGCCCCCGCAGCGGCACTGACGCCCTCGTTCTTCGCCAACATGGTTTCCCCGGCCAAGATGGCGGCCGAAGCGAACCAGgccgacgaggaggaggacgatgacGACAAGAACGTGTCGGGCAGTGCGGAGTACGATCCGCGGCCCGACTTCCAGCCGATCATACCGCTGCCGGACGAGATCGTGGTGCGAACGggcgaggaggacgaggagcaAATTTTCACCGGCCGCTCCAAGCTGCTCCGGCTGGTCGACCGCGAGTGGAAGGAGCGCGGGCTGGGCGAGCTGAAGATACTGCGCTCGAAGGCCGACCGCAGCAAGTATCGCATCGTGATGCGCCGCGAGCAGGTGCACAAGATCTGTGCCAATCACTACATCACGCCCGAGCTGATCATCAAGCCGATGGAGAAGCGCAAGGAGTGCTACATCTGGGCCGCGATGGACTTTGCCGACGAGGAGCCGCGGAAGGAATCGTTCTGCGCGCGGTTCGGTACCGCCGCGCTGGCGAACGAGTTTTACGCCGCCTTTGTAGCGGCCCGGGACGAGGTGGCCCGTCTGCGGGCGGCAAGCGGCGATCAGCAGTCCTCAGCTGCCCCGCCGCCGGCCACGATGGGCAGCTTCGCGTACAGTAGCACACCAAAGTCGTCGGCCGCGAgcagcacaccggcagcagcagcgccggtTCAGTCGCAGGCAACCGCAAAACCGTTCGGAGAGTTTTCGTTCGCGAAGAACTACACACCGCCCGCGGTGGTCGGTACGAAGGCGGGCGCCAAGGGGCCGGATAGCACTCCGACGTCGTCCACCGTACAGGGCGGCACCGATACTAAGCCGAGTCCGTTCGCGTCCTTTACCTTCAAAGCGCAAACGCCGGGTGGCAGCGCCGGGTCTTCACCGTTCGGAAACATTTTCGGTGGTGCCGGTGTTGTTGCCGGCGCTGCCTCCCTTGGCTTTGAGGAGCGCGATTTCAGCTGTGCCCACGAAACGAATGTAGtcgggctgaagcgcaaggaGCAGCAGGCTGGCATGTGGATCGATTGTGGCGTTAGCAATTGTCAGCTGCGGCTGCTTACATCGCAGTCGGCCGTGCGATTGCTGATGCGCAACGTCGCAAACACAACCGTCTATCTAAATCACGTCCTGAGCAAGGAGGTGCAGATCAAGGCTAGCGATAAAACCGCCTCCAGCTGGACCGTTCAACAAGACGCCGCTTATCCCGCGGTAACGGGACCGATCAGCTTTATGGCACAGTTTAAGACTGCTGACGAGCGCGATCGGTTTGTAGCGGCGGTACAGAAAGCCCTCCCGGGTTCGACTgcaggcgctgctgctgctgctgggggcGGCGCGAAGACTGCCAGCGGTTTCGGAGATCTCTTCAAGCCAAAGACGGGCAGCTGGGACTGCCCTGGATGCTACGTAAACAACAAGGCTGACACGGCCCAGTGCGTCGCGTGCAATGGGCCGCGCGATCCATCGAAAAAGGAAGAACAGAAACCGTCACTGTCCGGTGGTCTGTTTGGCAACCTAGCACCGCCGACGGAGGCAGCGAGCAAATTTACCTTCGGCATGCCCTCATCCTCCGTTACGGTGACACCGATTACGTTCGGGTCGGCGGCTAACACGAAGAAACCAGTGCAAGAGCAACCGGCCAAACCTGCGCCGGTTACATCAACCCCGGTTGCAAAAGGAGCGTCcaccggtggcggcggcggcggattCGGCGATCAGTTCAAACCCAAGCCCGGATCGTGGACCTGCAACGGATGCTACCTTTCCAACGGGGCCGACGCGCTGTACTGCATGAGCTGCGAAAGTCCGAAGGACGACACGGTACCGAAGAAGTCCGCTGGCGGCGCTGCGGGTGGATTACTGAAGGGGGCGACTGACACAGCGCCGAAGATCAGCTTTGCAGCGGGCGGAGGATTCACCTTTGGCTTACCTTCGTCCACGACCATAACACCCGCAACCGGTCCGGCAATGGCCACCGGCACTGtcacgaccaccaccagcgcgGCAAGTCTGCcagcccaacagcagcagcccgtcTTTGGTGGAGGATTTTCCTTTGGCAACCCAATGAAACCACCGCAAAGTGCATCGAGTACGGTGGCCACGGCTGGCATTacggctgccgccgccgccaccactactactactacgctCGATAAGCCCGCCTTCAAGTTCGAATTACCGACCCCGAGCGGAGGACTTTCTTTCGGCTCGAAGCTGACACCGAACGCTCCTGCGGCGGCGAAGGCGGCTGGCGATGGACCGGCTGTTGTGGCGAGtacaccgtcgtcgtcggcaaTTAGCAAGCTGGAACCGCCGGAGAAAGCGacgtttgggtttgttttcaaGCCGAAATCGCCCGGCCGCACCCTGAGCGGTGATGGCGATGGCCCGGAAGATGATGGAGCCGCCGGCGACAACAGTGTGACGGAGGAGGAAAACAATACCTACTTCGCACCCGTCATTCCACTGCCGGACAAG ATCGACGTGAAGACTGGCGAAGAGGATGAGCACGTGCTGTACGCTCACCGTGCCAAGCTGTATCGATTTGTGAGCTCGGAGTGGAAGGAGCGCGGCATTGGCGATGTAAAGATTTTGAAGCACAAAGTGACGGGTAATCTAAG AGTGGTGATGCGGCGCGAACAGGTGCTTAAGATTTGTCTCAATCACGCACTCACCGAGGACATCTGCTACACGAAAAAGGACGACAAATCGTGGCAGTTCGTGGCGAACGATTTCTCCGAGGGTAACTTTGAGATCATGAACTTCTGCCTGCGCTTCAAATCGTCCGACATTGCGCAGGAGTTCCGGGACGCCATTACGGACGCGCTGAGCGGCAAGCTGAGCGCGCCGGTCGAAGCAAAGGAGGATGGTGCACCGTCGACCAAGGTGACGTCCCCGGCGCAGAACGACATCACGATCACGTCCACCAGCTCGCCGGTGGGCGATTTGAACTTCTCCAAGCTGAGCGACATTTCGCTGAACGAGCGCGAAACGGCACAGAAGCTGAAACTGCCCGACAATTTCTTCGACCCGGCCGCTACGCCTTGCGCCGGCTGCAGGGGCTGCGATTCGGATGCGTTCGTGTTTCCAGCCGTGGACGGGAAGCAGCTCGCCGTGGTCGAAGCGGACGATGCGCCCCTGCCGATCGATATCCGGAGCGTAAAGCCACTACCGGCCGCCGTTGCGAACAGCTCGCCGAAGAAGGTAACGTTCGGCACGATTTCCGCCGGTACAATGCAACCGCCAGCGCAGCtgttcggtggtggtggtgtcgctGGTAAGCCGTTCGCAGCCTCGGAACCCGCCACCGGTGCCGGCATGTTTGCGGGCGTCGCGTTCAAGGCGCCAGCGTCGTCAACCACGGCCAGCAGCACGACCGGTTCGTTCCTGTCAGCGGAGCAAAAGGCATCCTCTTCGCCGTTTGCAGCATCGATCTTCGGTGGCGCCCAACAACCACCGTCCTCCACGACGGTGACTGACCCCGCGGCCGCTATTGCTGGCAGCAACAAGTTTGCGTTTGGAA GTTCAACACCGCTCGGATCCGCAGCTACCGGTGGGTCAATCTTTTCCGCGTCGCTCAATACTACGCCGAAGACGTCGTTTGTTTCGCCAGCACCAACCAGTACGGTGACGGCGGTCAGTACCGGTGCCCAAGTAACCTCCACCACCGATAGCAAGAAAGATGGCGCAAGCACGGCGACCACCGGCAGTAGTCCGCTGCTACAACCCGCCTCTCTCACTACCCCACCGTCGGCCAAATCGGCCGAGTCGGGCGGCAAACTGTTCAGCGGTTTCGGCGGTGGAGCAGGGTTTGGATCGGCTGGCAGTACTACGAACATTTTCGGTGGTGGTAACATTTTTGGCTCGAATGCAACCAAAAGTATCGCTGCTGCTACGACGGCATCGAACAGtagcaacaacaccagcacgCCAACGGCCACGGCAGGTGGTGCCGCCAACAATACTTCGACGCTGTTCGGCAGTGTTGCGTTCGGCGATCCCGGCAAACCGTCCGTGTTCGGGGGCAGCGGCTTTACGTTCGGCAGCTTAGCGAAGCAATCCCCGGCCGGCGGTGGTGCCAACAGTAGCATCAGCACCGCGCTGAAGAACAACTCCGATGCGCCATCGATTTTCAAAATGGACGACAGTGTAAGCTTCGCGACGCtggccagcagcaacagtccgGCGTTCAGCAGCTCGACCAAGCAGGCGGACGATGGTACGGCCAAACCGGCCGGCGGCTTCGTGGGGCTCACGGTGAAGGAGGATTTCTTTTCCCGGTCGGCCTCGACCAAGCTGAACAGCAGCACGGACGGTACCAACAGCTCGCAGACGAACAACAACGGCAATGCTGA